In the genome of Quercus robur chromosome 3, dhQueRobu3.1, whole genome shotgun sequence, one region contains:
- the LOC126718545 gene encoding uncharacterized protein LOC126718545: MNSDHIMLNENLIEKNHDIRNQKLGVFDILKEALIITFKNFNFIIIILLTSLPLFGFMVYYESFLQGTLVETYDMLKQSPGYSGWPVPNFIYNKMTKHVFYELLQLGFLYLVPLHLLELCTVIVTVDLSSKIHAQERPMTLKEMIHKPICGARLRGTFITSIYVLYISTCTSLGLIWLVTYYFILENSIIEVFFAGFYGTVFLVLLEKYLEWSAMWNMSIVISVWEGIYGGEALALSAYFCKGSKGRGVLLMFVFFVWGLGLRLPCLLFGCYEGGIGIVAQISLFCLGNVLKWVVCMVYFYDCKKRTLEKKFGEEVERDVELAA; the protein is encoded by the coding sequence ATGAACAGCGATCATATTATGCTGAACGAGAATCTGATTGAGAAGAATCATGATATCCGAAACCAGAAGCTGGGGGTCTTTGATATTCTCAAAGAAGCTCTAATAATCActttcaagaacttcaacttcatcatcatcatcttgcTGACTTCACTCCCTCTTTTTGGCTTCATGGTTTACTATGAAAGTTTCCTTCAAGGGACTCTGGTTGAAACCTATGATATGCTAAAGCAAAGTCCTGGTTACTCAGGTTGGCCTGTACCTAACTTCATATACAACAAGATGACCAAACATGTATTTTATGAATTGCTTCAACTTGGTTTCCTTTATCTGGTGCCACTTCATCTCCTTGAGCTTTGCACTGTGATTGTGACTGTTGATTTGTCATCAAAGATACATGCACAAGAGAGACCAATGACTCTCAAGGAGATGATACATAAACCCATTTGTGGAGCAAGATTGAGAGGCACTTTTATCACATCCATATATGTTCTCTACATATCAACTTGTACTTCACTTGGATTGATatggttagtcacatattattttattttggaaaattctATTATTGAAGTGTTCTTTGCAGGGTTTTATGGGACTGTTTTTCTAGTACTACTAGAAAAATACTTAGAATGGAGTGCTATGTGGAATATGAGTATTGTTATTTCAGTGTGGGAGGGGATATATGGGGGTGAAGCATTGGCTCTTTCTGCTTATTTTTGTAAAGGTAGTAAGGGGCGTGGAGTGCttttaatgtttgttttctttgtttggggACTGGGTTTAAGGTTGCCATGCCTCTTATTTGGATGCTATGAAGGAGGAATAGGAATTGTTGCACAAATTAGCTTGTTCTGCTTGGGGAATGTGCTGAAATGGGTAGTCTGCATGGTATATTTCTATGATTGCAAGAAGCGAACTTTAGAGAAGAAATTCGGTGAGGAAGTAGAACGAGATGTTGAACTTGCTGCATAA
- the LOC126718544 gene encoding spermidine synthase 1 produces MAEESVVGSTDVHVKRPREEEEENGVSSVSMEVEGSNKEQQPDCISAVIPGWFSEISPMWPGEAHSLKVEKILFQGNSEYQKVMVFQSSTYGKVLVLDGVIQLTERDECAYQEMIVHLPLCSISNPKKVLVIGGGDGGVLREVSRHSSVEQIDICEIDKMVVDVSKQFFPAVAVGYEDPRVTLHIGDGVAFLKAVPEGTYDAVIVDSSDPIGPAQELFEKPFFESVARALRPGGVVCTQAESIWLHMHIIEDIVKNCRQIFKGSVNYAWTTVPTYPSGVIGFMLCSTEGPPVDFKHPVNPIDANDSQSKSKGPLKFYNSEIHTAAFCLPSFAKKVIEPKTK; encoded by the exons atggcTGAAGAGAGTGTTGTGGGGTCTACTGATGTTCACGTGAAGAGGCcaagagaagaagaggaagagaatgGGGTCTCATCTGTGTCCATGGAGGTTGAAGGGAGCAACAAGGAACAGCAACCTGATTGTATTTCTGCTGTGATTCCTGGCTGGTTCTCTGAGATTAGCCCAATGTGGCCTG GAGAGGCACACTCCTTGAAGGTTGAGAAGATCCTATTTCAGGGAAATTCTGAATATCAGAAAGTCATGGTCTTTCAG TCATCAACATATGGAAAGGTTCTTGTCTTGGATGGGGTGATTCAACTCACCGAAAGAGATGAATGTGCATACCAAGAAATGATTGTCCACCTTCCACTTTGCTCAATTTCAAACCCAAAGAAG GTTTTGGTTATTGGTGGAGGAGATGGCGGGGTTTTGCGTGAAGTGTCTCGCCATTCATCTGTTGAGCAGATTGATATATGTGAAATTGATAAGATGGTAGTCGAT GTTTCCAAACAGTTTTTCCCTGCCGTAGCAGTTGGTTATGAGGATCCCCGTGTGACTCTTCATATTGGTGATG GAGTTGCATTTTTGAAGGCTGTTCCTGAAGGAACTTATGATGCTGTTATAGTGGATTCTTCGGACCCAATAG GTCCTGCACAAGAGCTTTTTGAGAAGCCATTTTTTGAATCAGTGGCAAGGGCTCTTCGACCAGGGGGAGTGGTGTGTACCCAGGCAGAAAGTATATGGCTTCACATGCACATCATTGAGGACATTGTGAAAAACTGTCGCCAGATATTTAAAGGCTCTGTCAACTATGCATGGACCACAGTGCCCACATACCCAAG TGGGGTGATTGGTTTTATGCTTTGCTCTACTGAGGGGCCTCCTGTTGATTTCAAGCATCCAGTGAATCCAATAGATGCAAATGATAGTCAAAGCAAATCCAAAGGACCCTTGAAATTTTACAACTCAGAG ATTCATACAGCAGCTTTCTGTTTGCCTTCTTTTGCAAAGAAGGTAATTGAACCGAAAACAAAATGA